One window of the Anaeromyxobacter dehalogenans 2CP-C genome contains the following:
- a CDS encoding carbohydrate ABC transporter permease, protein MTPADAARRPAAKALRDVPRRRGPSSATWLGVAMFSPAVIYILALVGLPLVLAFLYSVSDVTVGSEGWRFVGLDNFRSVMRSPAFRRSLLDSFVFTISTQVIVLVCATALSLALKERFRGRAAVRFLILLPWVAPISLGAIGWKWLLDSIYSVVSWVLARLHLVNAFDPPMWLGEPTLAMGSVIAVHSWRMIPFATVIMLAGLTSIPKEIPEAAAVDGAGFWRTHFEITLPMMRPIINVAVLFGVVFTFTDMTVVYILTRGGPYDTTQVLPSLAFFTGVLGSDLAEGAAISVFLVPILVAVAFLMLRVAHRAEVT, encoded by the coding sequence GTGACGCCCGCCGACGCCGCCAGGCGGCCCGCCGCCAAGGCGCTCCGGGACGTCCCGCGGCGGCGGGGACCGTCGTCCGCGACCTGGCTCGGCGTGGCGATGTTCTCGCCCGCGGTGATCTACATCCTGGCGCTGGTGGGCCTGCCGCTCGTCCTGGCGTTCCTGTACAGCGTGAGCGACGTCACGGTCGGCTCGGAGGGCTGGCGGTTCGTCGGCCTCGACAACTTCCGCAGCGTGATGCGCAGCCCGGCGTTCCGCCGCTCGCTGCTCGACTCGTTCGTGTTCACCATCTCCACCCAGGTGATCGTGCTGGTCTGCGCCACCGCGCTGTCGCTGGCGCTGAAGGAGCGGTTCCGCGGGCGCGCCGCGGTGCGCTTCCTGATCCTGCTGCCGTGGGTCGCGCCCATCAGCCTGGGCGCCATCGGCTGGAAGTGGCTCCTCGACTCCATCTACTCGGTGGTGAGCTGGGTGCTGGCGAGGCTGCACCTCGTGAACGCGTTCGATCCGCCCATGTGGCTCGGCGAGCCCACCCTGGCGATGGGCTCGGTGATCGCCGTGCACTCCTGGCGGATGATCCCGTTCGCGACCGTGATCATGCTGGCCGGCCTGACCTCCATCCCCAAGGAGATCCCGGAGGCCGCCGCGGTGGACGGCGCCGGCTTCTGGCGCACGCACTTCGAGATCACGCTCCCGATGATGCGGCCCATCATCAACGTGGCGGTGCTGTTCGGCGTGGTCTTCACCTTCACCGACATGACCGTGGTCTACATCCTGACCCGCGGCGGCCCGTACGACACCACCCAGGTGCTGCCCTCGCTGGCGTTCTTCACCGGCGTGCTCGGCTCGGACCTGGCCGAGGGCGCCGCGATCTCGGTGTTCCTGGTGCCGATCCTGGTGGCGGTCGCGTTCCTGATGCTCCGGGTCGCGCACCGCGCCGAGGTGACGTGA
- a CDS encoding carbohydrate ABC transporter permease, with protein MIRTQTTLATRVGRWTIVAGFAVLLAFPFYWMAITSFKQTSDLYDVEHNPFIFNAAPTLDHLRFLFEETLFLRWFWNTTLAGAAVVVITLLLAVPAAYALARLTGTAGQQLGIGIFLTYLIPPTLLFIPMSRVVADLGLQDTLWAIIVTYPTFTVPFSIWLLMGFFKAIPKDLEEAALVDGLTRFGAFVRLVIPISVSGILTVVIFSFTLVTQEFVYALTFISSAEHQTVSVGVPIYLVRGDVYYWGSLMAACLLASLPIAIVYNVFLDRFIAGFTVGAVK; from the coding sequence GTGATCCGGACCCAGACGACGCTCGCGACGCGCGTCGGGCGGTGGACCATCGTGGCCGGGTTCGCGGTGCTGCTCGCGTTCCCGTTCTACTGGATGGCGATCACCTCGTTCAAGCAGACGTCGGACCTCTACGACGTCGAGCACAACCCCTTCATCTTCAACGCGGCGCCCACGCTCGACCACCTCCGCTTCCTGTTCGAGGAGACGCTGTTCCTGCGCTGGTTCTGGAACACCACCCTGGCCGGCGCGGCGGTGGTGGTCATCACGCTCCTCCTCGCGGTGCCGGCCGCCTACGCGCTGGCGCGGCTCACCGGCACGGCCGGCCAGCAGCTCGGCATCGGCATCTTCCTCACCTACCTCATCCCGCCCACCCTGCTCTTCATCCCCATGTCCCGGGTGGTCGCGGACCTCGGGCTGCAGGACACGCTCTGGGCGATCATCGTCACCTACCCGACGTTCACGGTGCCGTTCTCGATCTGGCTGCTGATGGGCTTCTTCAAGGCCATCCCCAAGGACCTGGAGGAGGCCGCGCTGGTGGACGGGCTGACCCGGTTCGGCGCCTTCGTGAGGCTGGTGATCCCGATCTCGGTCTCCGGGATCCTCACGGTGGTGATCTTCTCGTTCACGCTGGTGACGCAGGAGTTCGTGTACGCGCTCACCTTCATCTCGTCGGCCGAGCACCAGACCGTGAGCGTGGGCGTCCCCATCTACCTGGTGCGCGGCGACGTGTACTACTGGGGCTCGCTCATGGCCGCCTGCCTGCTGGCGAGCCTGCCCATCGCCATCGTCTACAACGTGTTCCTGGACCGCTTCATCGCCGGCTTCACGGTCGGCGCGGTGAAGTGA
- a CDS encoding BON domain-containing protein produces the protein MWFERRSRAWSGSVPSFVAGAAVGVLAAALLDPRRGAARRALVRDKATSAARQARREAERRARDAANRARGKRHELAHAGERVPDDILVERVRAHMGRPVRHARSIQVHAEDGIVTLAGPILRDEVEGLLAAVGQVRGVRRIDNRLEVHDAPGRHPGLQR, from the coding sequence ATGTGGTTCGAACGACGCAGCCGGGCGTGGAGCGGGAGCGTGCCGTCCTTCGTCGCTGGGGCGGCCGTGGGCGTGCTCGCGGCGGCGCTGCTCGACCCGCGGCGCGGCGCGGCCCGCCGCGCGCTGGTGCGGGACAAGGCCACGTCGGCCGCGCGCCAGGCGAGGCGGGAGGCGGAGCGGCGCGCGCGGGACGCGGCCAACCGGGCGCGCGGGAAGCGCCACGAGCTCGCGCACGCGGGCGAGCGCGTGCCGGACGACATCCTGGTCGAGCGGGTGCGCGCGCACATGGGACGTCCGGTGCGGCACGCCCGGTCGATCCAGGTGCACGCGGAGGACGGGATCGTGACGCTCGCCGGCCCGATCCTCCGGGACGAGGTGGAGGGCCTGCTCGCTGCCGTCGGGCAGGTGCGCGGCGTCCGCCGGATCGACAACCGGCTGGAGGTGCACGACGCGCCGGGGCGCCACCCCGGCCTGCAGCGCTAG
- a CDS encoding sigma-70 family RNA polymerase sigma factor, producing MITVDQLEAHRAALTGHCYRMLGSAAEADDAVQETLVRAWRSLDRFEGRSSLRTWLYRIATRVCLDALEDRARRARPMDLGPAGTVADPLEALPGERWIEPIPDVQALPADADPAERALLRESIRLAFVAALQQLPPRQRAALLLADVLGWSAAEIAGDLDTSVAAVNSMLQRARATLPARDPSGPGAALSQAEAALLERYVEAFERFDVAALTATLREDACFSMPPFSLWLRGRDAVAAWLTGPGAECRGSRLVPTAASGLPAFAQYRSAGPGLHRPWALLVLEPSPGGIAGWTAFLDTATLFPRFGLPAELGS from the coding sequence ATGATCACGGTCGATCAGCTCGAGGCGCACCGGGCGGCGCTCACCGGCCACTGCTACCGCATGCTGGGCTCCGCCGCGGAGGCGGACGACGCGGTCCAGGAGACGCTGGTGCGCGCCTGGCGGAGCCTGGACCGCTTCGAGGGACGCTCGTCGCTCCGCACCTGGCTGTACCGGATCGCCACCCGGGTTTGCCTGGACGCGCTGGAGGACCGGGCGCGGCGGGCCCGCCCGATGGATCTCGGGCCGGCCGGGACGGTGGCGGACCCGCTGGAGGCGCTCCCCGGGGAGCGCTGGATCGAGCCCATCCCCGACGTGCAGGCGCTCCCGGCCGACGCCGATCCCGCCGAGCGCGCCCTCCTGCGGGAGAGCATCCGGCTCGCGTTCGTGGCCGCGCTCCAGCAGCTGCCGCCGCGGCAGCGGGCTGCGCTGCTGCTGGCCGACGTGCTGGGCTGGTCGGCCGCCGAGATCGCCGGCGACCTCGACACCTCGGTGGCGGCCGTGAACAGCATGCTCCAGCGGGCCCGCGCGACGCTGCCGGCGCGGGATCCCTCCGGCCCGGGCGCCGCGCTGTCGCAGGCCGAGGCCGCGCTGCTCGAGCGCTACGTGGAGGCGTTCGAGCGCTTCGACGTGGCGGCGCTCACCGCGACGCTGCGCGAGGACGCGTGCTTCTCCATGCCGCCGTTCTCGCTCTGGCTGCGGGGCCGCGACGCGGTGGCGGCGTGGCTCACCGGGCCCGGCGCCGAGTGCCGCGGCTCGCGCCTGGTGCCCACCGCCGCGAGCGGCCTGCCCGCGTTCGCGCAGTACCGGTCCGCCGGCCCCGGCCTCCACCGCCCGTGGGCGCTCCTCGTGCTGGAGCCGTCGCCCGGCGGGATCGCCGGCTGGACCGCGTTCCTCGACACGGCCACGCTGTTCCCGCGCTTCGGCCTGCCGGCCGAGCTCGGTTCCTAG
- a CDS encoding alpha/beta fold hydrolase — MDRVISRDGTPIAFERHGAGPALIVVDGALCSRTFGPVPQLAPLLARRFTVIAYDRRGRGGSGDTAPYAVAREVEDLAALVEAAGGAAAALGFSSGAALALEAAAGGVGLTEVAAYEPPWVDDETGAHGRAGHDAQLRRLLAGAMVRYFMRRMVGVPAMAVWVMRLLPMWRKLEAVAHTLPYDAAIMGDWAVPAARLSALRVPVLLMNGGRTAPALARAARAAAAAIPGARHLELPGQAHAVEPGLLAETLEAAAFGRQAAGRPGEPEADLWAAGPA, encoded by the coding sequence ATGGACCGGGTGATCTCCAGGGACGGGACCCCCATCGCGTTCGAGCGGCACGGCGCCGGCCCCGCGCTCATCGTGGTGGACGGGGCGCTGTGCAGCCGGACGTTCGGCCCCGTGCCGCAGCTCGCGCCGCTCCTGGCGCGGCGCTTCACGGTCATCGCGTACGATCGGCGCGGACGCGGCGGGAGCGGGGACACGGCGCCGTACGCGGTGGCGCGAGAGGTGGAGGACCTGGCGGCGCTGGTCGAGGCGGCCGGCGGGGCGGCGGCGGCGCTCGGCTTCTCGTCCGGCGCGGCGCTCGCGCTGGAGGCGGCCGCGGGCGGCGTCGGGCTGACCGAGGTCGCGGCCTACGAGCCGCCCTGGGTGGACGACGAGACCGGCGCGCACGGGCGCGCGGGCCACGACGCGCAGCTCCGGCGCCTGCTCGCCGGGGCGATGGTCCGGTACTTCATGCGCCGCATGGTCGGCGTGCCGGCGATGGCGGTCTGGGTGATGCGGCTGCTCCCGATGTGGCGGAAGCTGGAGGCGGTGGCGCACACGCTCCCGTACGACGCGGCGATCATGGGGGACTGGGCCGTCCCGGCGGCGCGACTCTCGGCGCTGCGGGTGCCGGTGCTGCTGATGAACGGCGGGAGGACCGCCCCGGCGCTCGCCCGCGCGGCCCGCGCCGCGGCCGCGGCGATCCCCGGGGCGCGCCACCTGGAGCTCCCGGGGCAGGCGCACGCGGTCGAGCCGGGGCTGCTGGCCGAGACGCTGGAGGCGGCCGCCTTCGGGCGGCAGGCCGCGGGGCGGCCGGGGGAGCCCGAGGCGGATCTGTGGGCCGCCGGGCCTGCCTGA
- a CDS encoding DoxX family protein codes for MELTTDIGGRSAAGVDRAPAGATSRTALWTGRVLSGLAIAFLAFDALGKLMRAAPVLEGSQQLGYPLDTVVGIGATLLACVVLYAIPRTAALGAILLTGYLGGAVATHVRVGNPLFSHVLFPTYVGALIWGGLVLRDRRLLAALLRGRARAAEEEA; via the coding sequence ATGGAGCTGACGACGGACATCGGTGGGCGGAGCGCGGCGGGCGTGGACCGGGCGCCGGCGGGCGCGACCTCGAGGACGGCGCTGTGGACGGGGCGCGTGCTGAGCGGCCTCGCCATCGCGTTCCTCGCCTTCGACGCGCTCGGGAAGCTGATGCGGGCGGCGCCGGTCCTGGAGGGCTCGCAGCAGCTCGGCTACCCGCTCGACACGGTGGTCGGGATCGGCGCGACGCTGCTCGCCTGCGTGGTGCTGTACGCCATCCCGCGCACGGCGGCGCTGGGGGCCATCCTGCTCACCGGCTACCTGGGCGGCGCGGTCGCCACGCACGTGCGGGTGGGGAACCCGCTCTTCAGCCACGTGCTGTTCCCCACCTACGTCGGCGCGCTGATCTGGGGCGGCCTGGTGCTGCGCGACCGGCGGCTGCTCGCTGCGCTGCTGCGCGGGCGCGCCCGCGCGGCGGAGGAGGAGGCCTGA